A genomic segment from Pyrodictium occultum encodes:
- a CDS encoding DNA-directed RNA polymerase subunit H, translating into MARQKKFNILEHDLVPRHEIVPPEEAARILRELGVRPEQLPWLRVTDPVARAIGAKPGDIVRIYRKSPTSGEVVVYRYVVGY; encoded by the coding sequence GTGGCACGGCAGAAGAAGTTTAACATATTAGAGCATGACCTGGTACCTCGGCATGAGATTGTGCCCCCGGAGGAGGCGGCGCGTATACTGCGTGAGCTGGGTGTGAGGCCGGAGCAGCTGCCTTGGCTTCGTGTCACAGACCCTGTAGCCAGGGCTATAGGGGCTAAGCCCGGTGACATTGTGAGGATTTACAGGAAGAGCCCTACCTCGGGAGAGGTGGTTGTGTACCGCTATGTTGTAGGCTACTAG
- a CDS encoding 50S ribosomal protein L37e, with translation MSKGTPSFGKMSKNYTHIRCPRCGRHSYNVAKGYCAACGYGRSRRLRRYSWMNKKVNRTRLR, from the coding sequence GTGAGTAAAGGCACCCCCTCGTTCGGCAAGATGAGTAAGAATTACACCCACATACGCTGCCCCCGCTGCGGCCGCCACTCCTACAACGTCGCCAAGGGCTACTGCGCCGCCTGCGGCTACGGTAGGAGCAGAAGGCTCCGCCGCTACTCCTGGATGAACAAGAAGGTTAACAGAACCCGTCTCCGCTAG
- a CDS encoding LSM domain-containing protein, producing the protein MAETTHRVLGDSIGSIVLVKLKGTNEVRGKLKSYDQHLNLVLEDAEEIYEDGRTRKLGTIVIRGDTVLLISPAQF; encoded by the coding sequence ATGGCTGAGACGACGCACCGCGTGCTCGGCGACAGCATAGGTAGCATAGTTCTAGTGAAGCTTAAGGGCACCAACGAGGTCAGGGGCAAGCTGAAGAGCTATGACCAGCACCTGAATCTAGTGCTTGAGGATGCTGAGGAAATATACGAGGATGGTAGGACTAGGAAGCTCGGCACTATAGTTATACGCGGCGACACTGTGCTGCTCATATCGCCGGCGCAGTTCTAG
- a CDS encoding DUF1947 domain-containing protein produces the protein MRRWQLSKKDKRLLLQRLRELYPRFDVSRFSSIEIAVEDGIKLFVFDGVPAFIEASRVLIPHLRLLLRHGYRDWLPYIVVDQGAVKPISRGADLMRPGIESIASEFDKDAIVVIVEPSRLLPLAVHRALYNSSEIKEMEKGRVTESLHHLGDRYWKLAENL, from the coding sequence ATGCGCAGATGGCAGCTCTCCAAGAAGGATAAGCGGCTGCTGCTGCAACGCCTCCGGGAGCTTTACCCTCGCTTCGACGTGTCCAGGTTCAGCAGTATAGAGATAGCGGTAGAAGACGGTATTAAGCTCTTCGTATTCGACGGGGTGCCCGCCTTCATAGAGGCCAGCAGGGTCCTGATTCCACACCTGCGGCTTCTCCTGCGCCATGGCTACCGGGACTGGCTACCCTACATAGTGGTCGATCAGGGCGCCGTTAAGCCTATCTCACGCGGCGCCGACTTGATGAGGCCCGGGATAGAGAGCATAGCCTCGGAGTTCGATAAGGACGCTATAGTGGTAATAGTGGAGCCTTCGAGGCTCCTGCCCCTTGCAGTGCACAGGGCGCTCTACAACAGCAGCGAAATAAAGGAGATGGAGAAGGGGCGCGTTACAGAGAGCCTCCACCATCTAGGGGACAGGTACTGGAAGCTGGCTGAAAACCTCTAG
- a CDS encoding beta-CASP ribonuclease aCPSF1 yields MLNGVHLVLYRRSEVKNIVLTIMSQLAPRDIQISRIEFEGPEIAIYVKNPKVLAEHPDIAKGIAKKLKKRIVLRTDPSIRRSKRETEEVIKQLVPEEAGIQEIKFDEVLGEVIIKARKVGLVYGKGRSIYNKVLAETGWRMNVIRVPPVDERDMKTINRIVDYMLSQSSYRLSFLRSSGERIHRGVVFENRYVRITALGGFMEVGRSAILVETSESRILLDLGINPGGSGYDLYPRIDVDQLKPEELDAIVVTHAHLDHVGLVPYLFKYGYRGPVYATKPTRDLMVILQLDLLDIMQRNGQRPPYSQHEVKKMILHTIPLEYGEVTDIAPDVKLTFYNAGHILGSAMAHLHIGEGLHNIVYTGDMKYARTRLLDKANTVFPRVETLIMESTYGDRGQPPREKAETELLEVISRTVSRGGKVLIPVLAVGRAQEILLVLADALRKSRLPKETKVYIDGSIREVTAIHLTYPELLSPSVRAGILRDENPFYHDNIIKIENKRMREEIAKSNEPAVILAPSGMLEGGPSVEYLRMLAGDPRNALVFVSYQAKGTLGRRILDGERNIAMVGEDGKLELVRINMEVVPIEGFSGHSDRKQLLNFLEHMRPKPRNIILNHGEPNAIRSLAETIRRRSRKLGLPPDVRIYTPSVLDSLYVAGQV; encoded by the coding sequence ATGCTTAATGGGGTGCATCTGGTCTTGTACAGGAGGAGTGAGGTAAAGAACATAGTGTTAACCATAATGTCCCAGCTAGCGCCTAGGGATATCCAAATATCCCGTATAGAGTTCGAAGGGCCAGAGATAGCGATATATGTAAAGAACCCCAAGGTGCTTGCTGAGCATCCCGATATAGCTAAGGGTATAGCTAAGAAGCTGAAGAAGAGGATAGTGCTGCGCACAGATCCCTCAATAAGGAGGAGTAAGAGAGAAACTGAGGAGGTGATTAAGCAGCTCGTCCCGGAGGAGGCAGGTATACAGGAAATAAAGTTTGATGAAGTTCTTGGAGAGGTTATAATCAAGGCTCGGAAGGTTGGCCTGGTCTACGGTAAGGGCCGCTCGATATACAACAAGGTGCTGGCGGAGACGGGCTGGAGAATGAATGTCATAAGAGTGCCTCCAGTCGATGAGCGGGACATGAAGACAATAAACAGGATTGTAGACTACATGCTTTCGCAGAGCAGTTATAGGCTAAGCTTCCTACGGAGCAGCGGAGAACGCATACATCGAGGAGTGGTGTTCGAGAACAGGTATGTAAGGATAACAGCCCTCGGCGGCTTCATGGAGGTAGGCCGCTCCGCTATACTTGTCGAGACTAGCGAGAGCCGCATCCTCCTCGACCTGGGTATAAACCCTGGCGGCAGCGGCTATGACCTGTACCCGCGTATAGACGTGGACCAGCTTAAGCCAGAGGAGCTCGACGCCATAGTCGTGACTCATGCCCATCTAGACCATGTAGGCCTGGTCCCCTACCTCTTCAAGTACGGGTACCGCGGCCCCGTCTACGCTACCAAGCCCACCAGAGACCTCATGGTGATTCTCCAGCTGGACCTGCTGGATATAATGCAGAGAAACGGGCAGCGGCCGCCTTATTCCCAGCACGAGGTCAAGAAGATGATTCTCCACACGATTCCGCTCGAGTACGGGGAGGTCACGGACATAGCGCCCGATGTTAAGCTCACCTTCTACAATGCAGGGCATATCCTCGGCTCGGCTATGGCCCATTTGCACATAGGTGAGGGGCTCCATAACATAGTCTACACCGGAGACATGAAGTATGCTAGGACGAGGCTCCTGGACAAGGCCAACACAGTGTTCCCGAGGGTCGAGACATTGATAATGGAGAGCACTTATGGGGATCGTGGCCAGCCTCCCAGGGAGAAGGCTGAGACAGAGCTATTGGAGGTCATAAGCCGGACAGTGTCCCGCGGCGGGAAGGTGCTCATACCAGTGCTGGCTGTAGGCCGTGCGCAGGAGATACTACTTGTGCTGGCTGATGCGCTTAGGAAGAGCCGCCTGCCCAAGGAGACCAAGGTGTATATTGACGGTAGCATTAGGGAGGTTACGGCGATACATCTCACCTACCCAGAGCTGCTGTCCCCCAGTGTGAGGGCTGGGATACTCCGTGACGAGAACCCATTTTATCATGATAATATAATAAAGATTGAGAATAAACGGATGCGCGAGGAGATAGCTAAGTCTAACGAGCCCGCGGTAATACTAGCGCCGTCGGGCATGCTTGAGGGAGGTCCCTCGGTGGAGTATCTCCGCATGCTGGCGGGTGACCCGAGGAATGCGCTGGTGTTCGTCAGCTACCAGGCTAAAGGCACCCTCGGCAGAAGGATACTTGATGGCGAGAGGAATATAGCGATGGTTGGCGAGGATGGCAAGCTCGAGCTGGTGAGGATCAACATGGAGGTGGTGCCCATCGAGGGCTTCTCGGGCCACTCTGACAGGAAGCAGCTCCTCAACTTCCTAGAGCATATGAGGCCGAAGCCCCGCAACATCATACTCAACCATGGCGAGCCCAATGCTATACGCTCTCTGGCAGAGACTATAAGAAGGAGGAGCCGGAAGCTAGGCTTGCCGCCAGACGTGAGGATCTACACGCCCTCAGTGCTCGACTCCCTATACGTGGCGGGCCAGGTCTAG
- the psmB gene encoding archaeal proteasome endopeptidase complex subunit beta — MLQRRLPGEERLAAALEKGLHGTTTVGLRVRDYVVLAADRRATAGYYVAHKRTRKIIRIADYMAVTTAGLVADAQMLAEWLSSHLHYYSMVTGKRMSVSAAAQYLAAILHSSRLYPYIVQLLLGGYDDRPRLYNIDWFGSMTEERYVATGSGSPTAIGVIEDGYREDMSLEDAVSLARRAVLSATRRDAFSGNGIDIVAIGKGFYQEYHYTIEEALKLERA; from the coding sequence TTGCTGCAGCGCCGCCTACCCGGCGAGGAGAGGCTAGCCGCGGCTCTGGAGAAGGGCCTGCACGGCACAACCACTGTAGGGCTACGAGTAAGGGATTATGTGGTACTAGCAGCTGACCGTAGAGCCACAGCAGGCTACTATGTGGCTCATAAGCGGACCCGCAAGATCATTAGGATAGCCGACTACATGGCCGTGACCACCGCAGGGCTCGTCGCCGATGCCCAGATGCTCGCAGAGTGGCTCTCAAGCCACCTCCACTACTACTCAATGGTCACAGGCAAGAGGATGAGCGTGAGCGCCGCAGCCCAGTACCTCGCAGCTATACTCCACTCGTCCCGCCTCTACCCCTACATAGTGCAGCTCCTCCTAGGGGGCTACGACGACAGGCCCAGGCTCTATAACATAGACTGGTTTGGCAGCATGACAGAGGAGAGATACGTAGCCACGGGCTCAGGCTCGCCCACGGCGATAGGTGTTATAGAGGACGGTTATAGAGAGGATATGAGCCTTGAAGACGCTGTGAGCCTGGCGCGCCGCGCCGTGCTGTCGGCCACCCGCAGGGACGCCTTCAGCGGCAATGGTATAGACATCGTGGCTATAGGTAAAGGATTCTATCAGGAGTACCACTACACTATTGAGGAGGCATTGAAACTGGAGAGAGCATAA